The stretch of DNA TGACTGCGGCCCCCGTTCCATGGGCCTTTGCGGGACTTACAGAACGGTTGTCCACTGAGTTATCCACAGCTTCTGTGGATTGTCCCAAGCGCTTGCTCTAGAACGGGCGTGCAGGCTTTTTTCAGCTTTACCTGTACGAAAAAAAGAGTAGAGTGGCGCGCCTTCCGTTCTGTCCCACAGTGCTTTATGAAGTTTCGCTCAGTATCACCTTCTGTTACCGACAGCCCTCAGGTTGTTACCGCACCCAAGCGTTTTTCCCTGAAAGTTGCCTTGTGGTTGCTCGACAGCCCGCGCCTGGGCCACAGCCCCAACGTCAAACATTTTGCAGGGCATTTGCTCAAGCAACCGGCTCGTGCTGGCGTGGTGGTGGCGCAAAGCCGTCTGGGCCAGTTGATGTGCCGCGAGTGCGGCAATGCCCGCGACCGCCGTATCGGCCACGAACTGCTGCGCCAGGCCGCCCGCGCCGGTGACCGCATCGCCCAGCGTGAACTGGGCCAGATCGAAGACTGAGCTGTCCTCAATGCGCTGGCTTGGTTAACCTTCTTCTTTTCGGGTGACGGCAGGAATCGCTATGGCTTTTGACTGGACCAGTGTTGTGCTGGGTCTCGCCGCTGCTGGGTTGCCGCTGTTGGGGCTGTGCTGGCAGATTCAGCGCCGACTGAGCGCGCGAATGGCCGGCTGGGAATTGCTCGAAGAGCGCCTGGCCACCGCACAACTGGCCCAGGAAGGGCTCGCCGCGCAGTTGGACGCCAGCCGTGACGAAATCAGCGACCTGAGCCAGGCCAACGCTGCCAAACAGGCTGATCTGGCCGCCGTGCGCCGGGAAGTCGAACTGCTGCAGATCGACCGTGACAACGCCCGCGACGCCGCCCACGCCTGGAACCTCGACCGTTCCGCCAAGGAAACCGAACTACGCCGCCTGGATGCCTTGTCCGCGTCCCTGCGCGCCGAATTGCGCGAGCAACAGGAAAGCCATCAGCAACGCCTCAGTGACCTGCAAGGTTCCCGTGATGAGCTGCGCGCGCAGTTCGCTGAACTCGCCGGGAAGATCTTCGACGAGCGCGAGCAACGCTTCGCCGAAACCAGCCAGCAGCGCCTCGGCCAATTGCTCGACCCGCTCAAGGAGCGCATCCAGTCGTTCGAAAAGCGCGTCGAAGAAAGCTACCAGAGCGAAGCCCGCGAGCGGTTCTCCCTGGCCAAGGAGCTGGAGCGCCTGCAACAGCTGAACCTGCGCCTGTCCGATGAAGCCACCAACCTGACCCGCGCCCTCAAGGGCCAGAAAACCCAGGGCAACTGGGGCGAGTTGATCCTGGAGCGGGTGCTGGAACATGCCGGTCTGGAAAAGGGCCGCGAGTACCAGACCCAGGTCAACCTCAAGGGCCCGGACGGCGAACGCTTCCAGCCCGACGTGTTGATCATGCTGCCGGGGGACAAGCAGGTAGTGGTGGACTCCAAGGTCAGCCTGACCGCCTATCAACAGTACGTCGCCGAGGACGACCAGGCGATCGGCCAGGCAGCCCTCAAGCAGCACGTACTGTCCTTGCGCAACCACGTCAAAGGCCTGGCCGGCAAGGACTACAAACGTCTGGAAGGCCTGCACAGCCTGGATTTCGTGCTGCTGTTCGTGCCCATTGAAGCCGCATTTTCGGCGGCGCTTCAAGCCGAGCCGAACCTGTTCCAGGAAGCCTTCGACCGCAACATCGTGATTGTCAGCCCGACCACGTTGTTGGCCACCTTGCGGGTGATCGACAGCCTGTGGAAACAGGAACGGCAAAGCCAGAACGCCCGGGAAATTGCCGAGCGCGCCGGTTGGCTGTACGACAAGTTCGTGCTGTTTATCCAGGACCTGGACGAGGTAGGCAACCGCCTGCAGCAGCTGGATAAAGCCTACAGTGCAGCGCGCAACAAGCTGACCGACGGACGCGGAAACCTGGTGAGCCGTACCGAGCAACTGAAGCTGCTCGGCGCCCGCGCCAGCAAAAGCCTGCCGGCCGACTTGCTGGAACGGGCGATGACCGATGAAGACGGCGTGGCGCAGTTGCCAGAATAGTCACCGGTCTCTGTGGGAGCTGGCTTGCCTGCGATGCAGACACCTCGTTCCTCCAGATACACCGAGGCGATGCCATCGCAGGCAAGCCAGCTCCCACATGGGCTAAAGCGGCAGGTGCCGGCTCAACAAGGCCCGCAACGCCGCCGGCTTCACCGGCTTGGCCAGGTAATCCAACCCTGCCGCATGCACCTGGGCCACCATCTCCGGCCGCCCGTCGGCACTGATCACCACACCCGGAATCGGCTCTGCCAGTTGTGCCCGCAGCCAGCCCATCAACT from Pseudomonas sp. NC02 encodes:
- a CDS encoding sel1 repeat family protein, whose product is MKFRSVSPSVTDSPQVVTAPKRFSLKVALWLLDSPRLGHSPNVKHFAGHLLKQPARAGVVVAQSRLGQLMCRECGNARDRRIGHELLRQAARAGDRIAQRELGQIED
- the rmuC gene encoding DNA recombination protein RmuC, producing the protein MLEERLATAQLAQEGLAAQLDASRDEISDLSQANAAKQADLAAVRREVELLQIDRDNARDAAHAWNLDRSAKETELRRLDALSASLRAELREQQESHQQRLSDLQGSRDELRAQFAELAGKIFDEREQRFAETSQQRLGQLLDPLKERIQSFEKRVEESYQSEARERFSLAKELERLQQLNLRLSDEATNLTRALKGQKTQGNWGELILERVLEHAGLEKGREYQTQVNLKGPDGERFQPDVLIMLPGDKQVVVDSKVSLTAYQQYVAEDDQAIGQAALKQHVLSLRNHVKGLAGKDYKRLEGLHSLDFVLLFVPIEAAFSAALQAEPNLFQEAFDRNIVIVSPTTLLATLRVIDSLWKQERQSQNAREIAERAGWLYDKFVLFIQDLDEVGNRLQQLDKAYSAARNKLTDGRGNLVSRTEQLKLLGARASKSLPADLLERAMTDEDGVAQLPE